A section of the Rhodothermales bacterium genome encodes:
- a CDS encoding ABC transporter ATP-binding protein, whose amino-acid sequence MKSPPTDVTPLVRVRDLTKSYPAALSGSLLVLQSVSFDIRRGEIVGVVGESGSGKSTLLHLLGALDRPDSGDVLFEGDNIFAKEDSDLSKFRNQHVGFVFQFHHLLPEFTALENVAMPAIIQQRPLRQVRGRALELLDILGIADRADHRPHALSGGEQQRVAVARALMNAPRLVLADEPTGNLDGDTAHRLQEEIVRLSRDLEQTFVLATHSTTLAGMADRLLRLENHVISEEPAARRQGSDVTSGG is encoded by the coding sequence ACACCTCTCGTTCGCGTCCGGGACCTGACGAAGTCGTACCCTGCCGCGCTCAGTGGAAGTCTTCTTGTCCTGCAAAGCGTCAGCTTCGATATCCGTAGAGGTGAGATCGTCGGGGTCGTTGGCGAGAGTGGCAGCGGCAAGAGCACGTTGCTACACCTGCTCGGCGCTCTTGATCGACCAGATAGTGGTGACGTCCTCTTTGAAGGCGACAACATCTTTGCGAAAGAGGATTCTGACCTGTCGAAGTTTCGCAACCAACACGTCGGATTCGTATTCCAGTTTCACCACCTGCTGCCCGAGTTCACGGCTCTTGAGAACGTGGCGATGCCGGCGATTATCCAGCAACGTCCGCTCCGGCAGGTGCGCGGGCGCGCTCTCGAACTTCTCGACATTCTCGGCATCGCGGACCGTGCCGATCATCGGCCTCACGCCCTGTCGGGGGGCGAGCAGCAACGCGTGGCAGTCGCTCGGGCCCTCATGAATGCTCCGAGGCTGGTTCTGGCCGACGAACCGACCGGAAATCTGGATGGCGACACCGCTCATCGACTGCAGGAAGAGATCGTCAGGCTAAGCAGAGACCTGGAGCAGACGTTTGTGCTTGCAACGCACAGCACGACGCTTGCCGGCATGGCTGATCGACTGCTGCGGCTCGAAAACCACGTCATTTCGGAAGAACCCGCAGCGCGGCGACAAGGATCTGATGTGACGTCGGGTGGTTAA
- a CDS encoding LON peptidase substrate-binding domain-containing protein produces MTAEHLPLFPLDLVLYPGETVPLHIFEPRYKEMIRDCLSGDRSFGVVLAVEGVLSDVGCVAEIRQILKRYPDGRLDIAVEGRQRFRVREVSEDRQYMQGRVDVLPEASEEVDPNIQQRVIAQHMKLLELAGRDVSPSIYEDVDMVSFFIAQNAGLTLAQKQSVLEKESESDRISFLVSFLEGFIPQVEKMGTLREKIRSNGHFKDFPPDVSED; encoded by the coding sequence ATGACAGCAGAACATCTTCCACTATTTCCACTCGATCTGGTCCTGTATCCCGGCGAGACGGTACCACTCCACATCTTTGAACCGCGATACAAGGAGATGATCAGGGATTGCCTTTCGGGTGATCGATCCTTCGGCGTCGTCCTGGCGGTTGAAGGTGTGCTGTCGGACGTCGGGTGTGTCGCGGAGATTCGGCAGATACTGAAACGGTATCCAGATGGCCGACTCGACATCGCTGTCGAGGGCCGCCAGCGATTTCGTGTGCGAGAAGTCTCCGAGGACCGACAGTACATGCAGGGGCGCGTAGATGTACTACCCGAAGCGTCGGAGGAAGTGGACCCGAACATCCAACAGCGGGTCATTGCACAACATATGAAGCTTCTGGAACTGGCCGGACGAGACGTGAGCCCGTCGATCTACGAGGACGTCGACATGGTTTCGTTCTTCATCGCTCAGAATGCCGGCCTGACACTCGCCCAGAAGCAGAGCGTACTTGAGAAGGAATCTGAGTCGGATCGGATCTCGTTTCTCGTGTCGTTCCTGGAAGGGTTCATACCGCAAGTGGAGAAGATGGGCACGTTGAGGGAGAAGATCCGGTCGAACGGTCACTTCAAGGATTTTCCGCCAGATGTAAGTGAGGACTAA
- the nadA gene encoding quinolinate synthase NadA — protein sequence MIPLQTILDPAVGYVVEEVDPSTDLVAAIEDLKREKNAILLAHYYQEPEIQDVADYIGDSLGLSRQAAETSADIIVFAGVHFMAETAKILSPSKKVILPDLNAGCSLADSCPADEFGDFIKLHPGHIVISYINCTAATKAQTDIIVTSSNAEHIIRQIPADQPIIFAPDRNLGRYLAKTTGRTDMVIWDGVCIVHETFSEKKLVRLKMRNPGVPVLAHPECEEAVLRHADFIGSTSQIRKYATDNSASTFIVATEEGILHQMKKDNPDKQFIPAPPESGCACNQCPHMRLNTIEKLYLCLLHEWPQIEMEESLRLRALRPIEKMLEMSAAIK from the coding sequence ATGATTCCATTGCAGACGATTCTTGATCCGGCTGTGGGCTACGTCGTAGAGGAAGTTGATCCGTCCACGGACCTCGTGGCCGCCATCGAGGATCTGAAGCGCGAAAAGAATGCCATTCTGCTTGCGCACTATTATCAGGAGCCCGAAATCCAGGACGTCGCCGACTACATCGGGGATTCGCTGGGGCTATCTCGACAGGCCGCCGAGACCAGCGCGGATATCATCGTGTTCGCCGGTGTCCACTTCATGGCGGAAACGGCCAAGATTCTCAGCCCGTCAAAGAAAGTGATTCTTCCGGATCTCAATGCGGGCTGCTCACTGGCTGACTCGTGCCCGGCCGACGAATTTGGCGACTTCATCAAGCTGCACCCGGGCCATATTGTTATCTCGTACATAAACTGCACGGCAGCCACGAAGGCCCAGACGGACATCATCGTCACCTCGTCAAATGCCGAGCACATTATTCGACAAATTCCCGCCGACCAGCCAATCATATTCGCGCCGGATAGAAACCTGGGTCGCTATCTGGCGAAGACCACCGGTCGGACGGACATGGTGATATGGGATGGCGTGTGCATAGTTCACGAGACGTTCAGCGAGAAGAAACTGGTCCGCCTCAAAATGAGGAATCCCGGTGTACCGGTCCTCGCGCACCCGGAGTGCGAAGAAGCCGTTCTTCGGCACGCTGACTTCATCGGATCCACAAGTCAGATCCGGAAGTACGCTACCGACAATAGCGCGTCGACCTTTATTGTTGCGACCGAGGAAGGGATCCTGCATCAGATGAAGAAGGACAACCCGGACAAGCAGTTCATTCCGGCTCCACCTGAAAGCGGATGCGCCTGCAACCAGTGTCCGCACATGCGGCTCAACACGATCGAAAAACTCTACCTGTGTCTGTTGCACGAGTGGCCGCAGATCGAGATGGAGGAATCGCTTCGCCTTCGCGCACTGCGCCCGATCGAGAAGATGCTCGAGATGAGTGCCGCGATCAAGTAG
- a CDS encoding MBL fold metallo-hydrolase: protein MTRMGDYILRSIDAGTFGLDGGAMFGVIPKPLWERKIAADNRNRIRLAMRCLLVEGQDRLILIDNGIGTKFDEKFGHIYDVDTNSSSLEGSLHGAGLGLDDVTDVILTHLHFDHCGGSTMRSGDTLAVAFPNARFHVQVDHWRTANAPNPRERGSFLKENLAPLASSGQLVLCDGETELFPGVSVMTVDGHTEKMQLVKLEGGGKTLVYAADLLPTRFHLPAAWTMAYDVEPLVTIREKAAFLNSALEGNWHLFFEHDPEVEVGSVSMGERGPRVVDERRLDEL from the coding sequence ATGACCCGCATGGGCGATTACATCCTCAGGTCGATCGACGCCGGCACGTTCGGACTCGACGGCGGAGCGATGTTTGGTGTCATCCCCAAGCCACTGTGGGAGAGGAAGATCGCCGCCGACAACCGGAATCGTATCCGGCTCGCGATGCGATGCCTGCTCGTCGAAGGCCAGGACCGGCTGATCCTGATTGACAACGGAATCGGCACGAAATTCGACGAGAAGTTCGGTCACATCTACGATGTCGACACAAATTCTTCCAGCCTCGAGGGTTCGCTTCACGGGGCGGGCCTTGGGCTGGATGATGTCACTGACGTGATCTTGACACACCTTCATTTCGATCACTGCGGGGGAAGCACCATGAGATCCGGAGATACTCTGGCGGTTGCGTTTCCCAATGCCAGGTTTCATGTCCAGGTTGATCACTGGCGGACGGCCAACGCGCCGAATCCTCGCGAGCGGGGGTCATTCCTGAAAGAGAATCTTGCTCCGCTCGCGTCGTCGGGGCAGCTAGTCCTTTGTGATGGTGAGACCGAGCTGTTTCCGGGGGTATCCGTAATGACCGTCGATGGCCACACAGAGAAGATGCAACTTGTCAAGCTGGAAGGGGGTGGCAAGACGCTGGTCTATGCAGCCGATCTGCTGCCCACGCGATTTCACCTTCCCGCGGCGTGGACAATGGCGTACGACGTAGAGCCTCTGGTGACGATCAGGGAGAAGGCTGCATTTCTAAATTCGGCGCTTGAAGGAAACTGGCACCTGTTCTTTGAACACGACCCGGAGGTCGAAGTTGGATCGGTTTCGATGGGAGAGCGAGGGCCCCGGGTCGTTGACGAGAGACGGCTTGATGAGTTGTAG